One Natrinema halophilum genomic window carries:
- a CDS encoding cytochrome C oxidase subunit IV family protein encodes MTSVRTYALIYVALILLATGKFVFFHFDGIFKYWMAITGTLILAATKTTLIAGYFQHLKDEPRSVSYLMLTALFMVLLLTLAAGYSIQ; translated from the coding sequence ATGACGAGCGTTCGGACGTACGCCCTGATCTACGTAGCACTGATACTGTTAGCGACGGGGAAGTTTGTCTTCTTCCACTTCGATGGGATTTTCAAATATTGGATGGCGATCACCGGAACGCTGATCCTTGCGGCCACCAAGACAACACTGATCGCCGGCTACTTCCAGCACCTCAAAGACGAGCCACGCTCGGTCTCCTATCTGATGCTCACCGCGCTGTTCATGGTGCTCCTGCTGACGCTCGCGGCGGGGTACTCGATTCAATAA